From a single Rutidosis leptorrhynchoides isolate AG116_Rl617_1_P2 chromosome 5, CSIRO_AGI_Rlap_v1, whole genome shotgun sequence genomic region:
- the LOC139846862 gene encoding imidazole glycerol phosphate synthase hisHF, chloroplastic has translation MEVPTLSYSQFTTVSGSRQLPLNKLSRNNISFTSPTKFSVRTSAVSGDDSAVTLLDYGAGNVQSIRNAIRYIGLNIKDVHTPEDILNAKRLIFPGVGAFAAMMDVLNNNGMAEALRTYIEKDRPFLGICLGLQLLFESSEENGSVKGLGLISGVVGRFDSSNGCRVPHIGWNALQVKDNSVILDDIANRHVYFVHSYRAVPSEENKEWVSSTCNYGIDFISSIRRGNVHAVQFHPEKSGDVGLSILRKFLLPNSSNAKKPLEGKAKKLAKRVIACLDVRTNDNGDLLVTKGDQYDVREQTKDNEVRNLGKPVELAGQYYLDGADEVSFLNITGFRDFPLGDLPMLQILKYTSENVFVPLTVGGGIRDFTDGNGRYYSSLEVASEYFRSGADKISIGSDAVYAAEEYLKTGIKTGKSSLEQISRVYGNQAVVVSIDPRRQYLTSPFEVGFKSVKVTNLGPNGEEYAWYQCTVNGGREGRPIGAYELAKAVEELGAGEILLNCIDCDGQGKGFDIDLIKLISDAVSIPVIASSGAGTVEHFSEVFSETNASAALAAGIFHRKEVPIQVVKEHLMKEGIEVRM, from the exons ATGGAGGTACCGACGCTCAGTTATTCGCAATTCACCACCGTTTCTGGTTCACGGCAgttgccgttaaataaactaagcaGAAATAACATCAGTTTCACATCTCCGACAAAATTCTCCGTCCGTACCTCCGCAGTTTCAGGCGATGATTCCG CTGTGACTTTGCTTGATTATGGTGCTGGAAATGTTCAAAGTATTAGAAATGCAATTCGTTACATAGGTCTAAACATTAAAGAT GTTCATACACCAGAGGACATACTGAATGCTAAGCGTCTTATTTTCCCTGGTGTTGGAGCATTTGCTGCAATGATGGATGTGTTAAACAACAACGG GATGGCAGAAGCACTTCGCACTTATATTGAGAAAGATCGTCCGTTTTTAGGCATTTGTCTAGGTTTGCAACTACTTTTTGAGTCCAGTGAGGAAAATGGTTCAG TTAAAGGTCTTGGTTTGATATCTGGGGTGGTTGGACGTTTCGATTCTTCTAATGGTTGCAGAGTGCCTCATATCGGTTGGAACGCTTTGCAAGTTAAAGACAATTCTGTTATTTTAGATGATATTGCTAACCGCCATGTATATTTTGTTCATTCCTACCGTGCTGTTCCG TCGGAAGAAAATAAAGAATGGGTTTCATCGACCTGCAATTACGGTATTGACTTCATATCGTCTATTAGAAGAGGAAATGTGCATGCTGTTCAATTTCACCCGGAAAAGAGTGGAG ATGTTGGTCTTTCAATATTAAGGAAATTCTTGTTACCAAATTCTTCCAATGCAAAG AAGCCACTTGAAGGGAAGGCTAAAAAGCTTGCAAAGAGG GTAATTGCTTGTCTTGATGTAAGAACAAATGATAATGGTGATCTTCTTGTGACAAAAGGAGATCAATACGATGTGAGAGAGCAGACAAAAGATAACGAG GTGAGAAACCTGGGTAAGCCAGTTGAGCTCGCTGGCCAGTATTATTTAGATGGGGCTGATGAG GTTAGCTTTTTGAATATTACTGGTTTCCGTGACTTCCCTCTGGGTGATTTGCCAATGTTGCAG ATATTAAAATACACATCAGAAAATGTATTTGTACCCTTAACAGTTGGTGGTGGTATCAGAGATTTCACCGATGGTAACGGAAG GTACTATTCAAGTTTGGAAGTTGCGTCAGAATATTTCAGATCTGGTGCTGACAAGATATCTATTGGGAGTGATGCTGTTTATGCCGCCGAAGAGTATCTAAAGACAGGG ATAAAAACTGGAAAGAGCAGCTTAGAACAAATTTCCAGAGTATATGGTAATCAG GCGGTGGTTGTTAGCATTGATCCTCGTAGGCAATATTTGACGAGTCCTTTTGAAGTTGGTTTCAAGTCTGTTAAAGTAACAAACTTGG GTCCAAATGGAGAAGAGTATGCCTGGTACCAGTGCACG GTAAATGGTGGACGAGAAGGCCGTCCAATCGGAGCGTACGAGCTTGCGAAAGCTGTTGAGGAACTAGGAGCTGGAGAAATTTTACTGAACTGTATCGACTGTGATG GTCAAGGAAAAGGATTCGATATTGATCTGATAAAGCTAATATCTGATGCTGTTAGTATTCCTGTAATTGCAAGTAGTGGTGCAGGAACTGTCGAACATTTTTCCGAGGTTTTCTCTGAGACAAATGCTTCTGCAGCTCTTGCTGCTGGCATTTTCCACAGAAAGGAG GTACCAATTCAGGTGGTTAAAGAGCACCTAATGAAGGAAGGCATTGAAGTCAGGATGTAG
- the LOC139848331 gene encoding uncharacterized protein — MSSKLFLFVVVGVLVCTSTARKLTGSSQSFQDEKNFYGGGVGAGGGSGYGGGGGLGGGSGFGGGGGGGFGGGGGGGLGGGSGFGGGSGGGFGGGSGIGGAGGGGGFGGGGGSGGGLGGGSGGGFSGGSGGGIGGGYP; from the coding sequence ATGTCATCTAAATTATTTCTTTTCGTCGTTGTTGGTGTTCTTGTTTGCACCTCCACTGCCCGGAAGTTGACTGGTTCGAGTCAATCTTTTCAGGATGAAAAGAATTTCTATGGTGGTGGGGTTGGAGCTGGCGGTGGTAGTGGTTATGGAGGTGGTGGCGGATTAGGAGGCGGTAGTGGATTTGGAGGTGGTGGTGGAGGAGGGTTTGGTGGAGGAGGTGGTGGTGGATTGGGAGGTGGGTCCGGATTTGGAGGAGGATCTGGGGGTGGTTTTGGAGGTGGGTCTGGGATTGGTGGAGCAGGTGGTGGTGGAGGGTTTGGCGGTGGTGGAGGCAGCGGTGGTGGACTTGGTGGTGGTTCAGGTGGAGGATTTAGCGGTGGTTCAGGTGGAGGCATTGGTGGTGGATACCCATGA
- the LOC139847208 gene encoding uncharacterized protein isoform X1, producing MAASSTGFVSKARTAFHSAAAKAEKVFTDTIKKSDSSSDLDTLDDYLSQASVTENIDSTTNAIITKEKDEKWRPEPIKTKQDWQERFKNIRFMKKGAQEGDKTDDNTTSFPTFDGNMFQPSRSPMSKEPEGALLGSDDSNTDIMPSAAVLRQLAIGVETTRMVRSMKDLLMPSRDSSPVREKTGLNFSTVKSLVLRDKEDKIDSELSANDKVASFINSLLDGEGHLSGRKTRRNLEANSNITSLIKDLHGAPPDSFVVELAEAIGCLKTIRKMASFWLRVVAELRRLWSVGQHIPGIPADQIPDLNCCLLYQQLQVINCCISRKQRRAVATESLNFVLKQADSNDKLSSLNGNTPLMYAKVSSGEFVLRLGAAKQFENLSMLETGEPVFAPVMQEEPLLTEDLVKETEEFILRTGSVGAGCSQLLSDMQAFKAANPGCILEDFVRWHSPPDWMEPTSDDESKESVDGDNSSSRGRLSMRMQKEGNLWREIWETAKPVPAVKQSPLYDEDLSVEGILHGLEDFSPSQFFEQLFISLLCSGCAVAETQTSTNEYLYKLFLECKDYIVATCQSKNWFEKVDEICQVYDTVVMMVLNPDEMTRLTKHQQGDDTPFTGELKARFRRLSFVFGNKDKKTPPKEPKNIEENPLRQSLTSMFSKKPPRAGSASPAEKPIQNDWIDV from the exons ATGGCGGCGTCATCAACTGGATTCGTATCTAAAGCTCGTACCGCCTTTCATTCCGCCGCTGCTAAAGCTGAAAAAGTCTTCACTGATACTATAAAAAAATCCGATTCTTCCTCCGATCTAG ATACCTTAGATGATTACCTCAGTCAAGCGTCAGTTACTGAGAATATTGATTCGACCACCAATGCGATCATTACTAAG GAAAAGGATGAAAAGTGGAGACCGGAGCCGATTAAAACAAAGCAAGATTGGCAGGAGAGATTTAAAAACATAAGGTTTATGAAAAAAGGAGCTCAAGAAGGTGATAAAACCGATGATAATACAACGTCTTTTCCGACATTTGATGGAAATATGTTCCAGCCGAGTAGGAGTCCTATGTCAAAG GAACCAGAAGGTGCTTTATTGGGTTCGGATGACTCAAATACTGATATCATGCCATCTGCAGCTGTGCTTAGGCAATTGGCTATTGGTGTCGA GACAACCAGAATGGTCAGATCTATGAAAGATCTCTTAATGCCATCCAGGGATTCATCACCTGTCAGAGAGAAAACTGGTTTGAACTTTTCCACTGTGAAGTCACTAGTACTGAGAGATAAGGAAGATAAGATTGATTCTGAGCTTAGTGCTAATGATAAAGTTGCGTCTTTTATAAATTCATTACTTGATGGAG AAGGACATCTTTCTGGAAGGAAAACGAGGCGTAACTTGGAGGCAAATTCAAATATTACATCTTTGATCAAAGACCTTCATGGGGCTCCTCCTGATAGCTTTGTGGTGGAGCTTGCTGAAGCCATTGGATGTTTGAAAACAATAAGGAAAATGGCATCATTTTGGTTAAGAGTTGTTGCAGAA TTGAGAAGACTATGGAGTGTAGGACAACATATACCTGGCATCCCTGCTGATCAAATTCCAGATTTAAATTGCTGTTTGTTGTATCAGCAGTTGCAGGTCATCAATTGCTGTATATCTAGGAAACAACGTCGTGCAGTTGCCACAGAATCATTAAATTTTGTCTTAAAACAAGCCGATTCCAATGATAAGTTGTCATCCTTAAATGGAAATACTCCTCTCATGTATGCTAAAGTTAGCTCGGGAGAGTTTGTACTTCGATTAGGAGCTGCCAAACAATTTGAGAATCTATCAATGTTGGAAACTGGTGAACCTGTGTTTGCCCCCGTTATGCAG GAAGAGCCTTTGCTCACAGAAGACCTTGTAAAAGAAACTGAGGAATTTATCTTACGTACAGGGAG TGTTGGAGCAGGGTGCTCTCAACTCCTATCGGACATGCAGGCTTTCAAG GCTGCAAATCCGGGGTGCATATTAGAGGATTTTGTTAGATGGCACTCACCCCCTGATTGGATGGAGCCCACATCAGATGATGAAAGCAAAGAATCTGTTGATGGCGACAATTCGTCATCCAGAGGCCGCTTGAGTATGCGTATGCAAAAAGAAG GGAATTTGTGGAGAGAGATTTGGGAAACTGCAAAACCGGTACCAGCTGTTAAACAGTCTCCATTAtacgatgaagatttgtctgt AGAAGGCATTCTGCATGGCTTAGAGGATTTCTCCCCTTCTCAATTCTTTGAACAACTATTCATTTCTCTT TTATGTTCAGGATGTGCGGTTGCTGAGACCCAAACGTCGACAAATGAATATCTGTACAAGCTGTTCCTTGAGTGCAAAGACTACATTGTTGCTACTTGTCAAAGCAAAAATTGGTTTGAAAAAGTTGATGAAATATGCCAG GTGTATGATacggtggtgatgatggtattaaaCCCAGATGAGATGACAAGGCTCACAAAGCATCAACAAGGTGATGATACTCCATTTACCGGTGAACTAAAGGCTCGATTCAGAAGACTAAGTTTTGTGTTTGGTAACAAAGATAAGAAAACACCACCGAAAGAACCGAAGAATATAGAAGAAAATCCGTTACGCCAATCGTTAACATCGATGTTTTCAAAGAAACCGCCAAGGGCTGGGAGTGCATCCCCTGCTGAAAAACCAATTCAAAATGATTGGATAGATGTATAA
- the LOC139847208 gene encoding uncharacterized protein isoform X2, which yields MAASSTGFVSKARTAFHSAAAKAEKVFTDTIKKSDSSSDLDTLDDYLSQASVTENIDSTTNAIITKEKDEKWRPEPIKTKQDWQERFKNIRFMKKGAQEGDKTDDNTTSFPTFDGNMFQPSRSPMSKEPEGALLGSDDSNTDIMPSAAVLRQLAIGVETTRMVRSMKDLLMPSRDSSPVREKTGLNFSTVKSLVLRDKEDKIDSELSANDKVASFINSLLDGEGHLSGRKTRRNLEANSNITSLIKDLHGAPPDSFVVELAEAIGCLKTIRKMASFWLRVVAELRRLWSVGQHIPGIPADQIPDLNCCLLYQQLQVINCCISRKQRRAVATESLNFVLKQADSNDKLSSLNGNTPLMYAKVSSGEFVLRLGAAKQFENLSMLETGEPVFAPVMQEEPLLTEDLVKETEEFILRTGSVGAGCSQLLSDMQAFKAANPGCILEDFVRWHSPPDWMEPTSDDESKESVDGDNSSSRGRLSMRMQKEGNLWREIWETAKPVPAVKQSPLYDEDLSVHSAWLRGFLPFSIL from the exons ATGGCGGCGTCATCAACTGGATTCGTATCTAAAGCTCGTACCGCCTTTCATTCCGCCGCTGCTAAAGCTGAAAAAGTCTTCACTGATACTATAAAAAAATCCGATTCTTCCTCCGATCTAG ATACCTTAGATGATTACCTCAGTCAAGCGTCAGTTACTGAGAATATTGATTCGACCACCAATGCGATCATTACTAAG GAAAAGGATGAAAAGTGGAGACCGGAGCCGATTAAAACAAAGCAAGATTGGCAGGAGAGATTTAAAAACATAAGGTTTATGAAAAAAGGAGCTCAAGAAGGTGATAAAACCGATGATAATACAACGTCTTTTCCGACATTTGATGGAAATATGTTCCAGCCGAGTAGGAGTCCTATGTCAAAG GAACCAGAAGGTGCTTTATTGGGTTCGGATGACTCAAATACTGATATCATGCCATCTGCAGCTGTGCTTAGGCAATTGGCTATTGGTGTCGA GACAACCAGAATGGTCAGATCTATGAAAGATCTCTTAATGCCATCCAGGGATTCATCACCTGTCAGAGAGAAAACTGGTTTGAACTTTTCCACTGTGAAGTCACTAGTACTGAGAGATAAGGAAGATAAGATTGATTCTGAGCTTAGTGCTAATGATAAAGTTGCGTCTTTTATAAATTCATTACTTGATGGAG AAGGACATCTTTCTGGAAGGAAAACGAGGCGTAACTTGGAGGCAAATTCAAATATTACATCTTTGATCAAAGACCTTCATGGGGCTCCTCCTGATAGCTTTGTGGTGGAGCTTGCTGAAGCCATTGGATGTTTGAAAACAATAAGGAAAATGGCATCATTTTGGTTAAGAGTTGTTGCAGAA TTGAGAAGACTATGGAGTGTAGGACAACATATACCTGGCATCCCTGCTGATCAAATTCCAGATTTAAATTGCTGTTTGTTGTATCAGCAGTTGCAGGTCATCAATTGCTGTATATCTAGGAAACAACGTCGTGCAGTTGCCACAGAATCATTAAATTTTGTCTTAAAACAAGCCGATTCCAATGATAAGTTGTCATCCTTAAATGGAAATACTCCTCTCATGTATGCTAAAGTTAGCTCGGGAGAGTTTGTACTTCGATTAGGAGCTGCCAAACAATTTGAGAATCTATCAATGTTGGAAACTGGTGAACCTGTGTTTGCCCCCGTTATGCAG GAAGAGCCTTTGCTCACAGAAGACCTTGTAAAAGAAACTGAGGAATTTATCTTACGTACAGGGAG TGTTGGAGCAGGGTGCTCTCAACTCCTATCGGACATGCAGGCTTTCAAG GCTGCAAATCCGGGGTGCATATTAGAGGATTTTGTTAGATGGCACTCACCCCCTGATTGGATGGAGCCCACATCAGATGATGAAAGCAAAGAATCTGTTGATGGCGACAATTCGTCATCCAGAGGCCGCTTGAGTATGCGTATGCAAAAAGAAG GGAATTTGTGGAGAGAGATTTGGGAAACTGCAAAACCGGTACCAGCTGTTAAACAGTCTCCATTAtacgatgaagatttgtctgt GCATTCTGCATGGCTTAGAGGATTTCTCCCCTTCTCAATTCTTTGA